The following DNA comes from Mucilaginibacter jinjuensis.
CCCCGCAACTATCCGGCCTACAAACAGCCAGGCTATAGTGGGGGCGAAGGCCATAAATAAGTAATCGATGCCGAAACCGAACAAAGAGCCCAGTAAGATTGGTCTGCGACCATATCTGTCGCTCAGATTACCCAATATAGGCGAGCATACAAATTGCATAAAGGCATACACAAAGGTTAAATAACCGCTGTATTGGGTAGCAGTACTAATATCTGAATGAATGAGTTGCTCCAGCAGTTTGGGCAGGATAGGGATAATAATACCCAGGCCCAGCACATCAATAAAAATAGTAACAAATATAAACCCTAATGCGGCGTGGCGTTTCGGTTCTTTTTCAGTTTGGTTCTCCATCCGCAAATACAACAATAAAGCTGTTTAAAGTTTTTATTCGGGCTGAACTTTTTGTTTAGCGCGTTTAAAATTGCGCACAGCAAGCAGGGTACTGGCTAGCATCAACACAGCACCCATTAAAAATGATGCGCCCGGGAAATATACAGGTGCATTTTTACCAGTAAACCAGGCAAATAAGGTAGTCATTAAAGGAGGGCCAATTATCGAAGTAACACTCATTAAACTGGTTAAGCCTCCCTGTAATTCACCTTGCTCATTTGGCGGGATCTGGCCGCTGATTAAGCCTTGTATAGCAGGCCCCGCAATACCGCCAAGTGCATACAAGGCAAGTATGGCAAACATCATCCAGCTTTGGGTAGCAAAAGCGAAAAGGGTTAATGCAATGGTATAGAGAAGCAAGCCTAAAACAATACTTTTCTTTTGCCCCAGTTTTGGAATGGTAACACGGATCAGTAAACCCTGTACTAAGCCGGAAAGTAAACCAACCAGTCCTAATGAATAGCCTACCAATGATTCCGTCCAGCTAAAGCGCGACATGGTGAAGAATGTCCAAGTGCTTTGTACGGCATGTGCGGCAATGTAAATCAAAATGAGTGAAGCAATTAATCCGCTTACTGCCGGATACTTTTTCAACTGCATTAATGAGCCAACCGGGTTAGCACGCTTCCATTCAAAAGGTCTGCGATGTTCGGGAGCTAAAGACTCGGGCAGGATAAAGAAACCGTAAATAGCATTAATTAATGCCAGTCCGGCCGCCGCAAGAAAGGGAAGCTTAGTACTGTACTGCCCTAAAACACCACCCAGTACAGGGCCTATAATAAAACCCAGTCCAAATGCTGCACCAATAATCCCGAAGTTTTGTGCCCGTTTTTCGGGTGTACTAATGTCCGCAATATATGCCGAGCCCGTAGTAAAGCTTGCCCCTGTAATACCGGCAATAATTCGACCCACAAATAGCCACCAAACGGTAGGCGCAAAGGCCAGGAAAGTATAATCGACAGCAAAACCCAGCAACGACCCTAATAAAACCGGCCTGCGGCCATATTTGTCACTCAGGTTACCCAATACCGGTGCAAACAAAAATTGCATAAACGAATAGGCAAAGGTCATCCAGCCGCCATAGCGTGCCGCATCGCTCAGGTTGCCGTGGATCAGGTGCTCCAGCAGTTTAGGCAGTACAGGGAT
Coding sequences within:
- a CDS encoding TCR/Tet family MFS transporter, which encodes MSEQPKRQAALGFIFVTLLIDITGFGIIIPVLPKLLEHLIHGNLSDAARYGGWMTFAYSFMQFLFAPVLGNLSDKYGRRPVLLGSLLGFAVDYTFLAFAPTVWWLFVGRIIAGITGASFTTGSAYIADISTPEKRAQNFGIIGAAFGLGFIIGPVLGGVLGQYSTKLPFLAAAGLALINAIYGFFILPESLAPEHRRPFEWKRANPVGSLMQLKKYPAVSGLIASLILIYIAAHAVQSTWTFFTMSRFSWTESLVGYSLGLVGLLSGLVQGLLIRVTIPKLGQKKSIVLGLLLYTIALTLFAFATQSWMMFAILALYALGGIAGPAIQGLISGQIPPNEQGELQGGLTSLMSVTSIIGPPLMTTLFAWFTGKNAPVYFPGASFLMGAVLMLASTLLAVRNFKRAKQKVQPE